One Polaribacter sp. KT25b DNA segment encodes these proteins:
- a CDS encoding RNA-binding S4 domain-containing protein, producing MRIDKYLWCIRVFKTRSIATAACKKGQVKIENKSIKPSKEVFGNELILVRKNQINYQIKVLDLPESRVGAKIVDLYKKDVTPKEEFEKTELLKYSKDYYRKKGTGRPTKKDRRDIEGYQEDTEENL from the coding sequence ATGAGAATTGATAAATATTTATGGTGCATTCGAGTTTTTAAGACAAGAAGCATAGCAACAGCAGCTTGTAAAAAAGGACAAGTTAAGATCGAAAATAAGAGTATAAAACCCTCTAAAGAAGTATTTGGTAACGAATTGATTTTAGTAAGAAAAAATCAAATAAATTATCAAATAAAAGTTTTAGATTTACCAGAAAGTAGAGTTGGTGCAAAAATAGTTGATCTTTATAAAAAAGATGTAACTCCGAAAGAAGAATTTGAGAAAACAGAACTCTTAAAATACTCTAAGGATTATTACCGTAAAAAAGGCACGGGAAGACCTACTAAAAAAGATAGAAGAGATATTGAAGGATATCAAGAAGATACTGAAGAAAACTTATGA
- a CDS encoding phosphoribosyltransferase family protein: MTTEKNIILNTLKVNQKIKRIAYQIYESNSNEKEVIIAGIVGNGYLFAEKLVEILKEISSLKVTICLVKINKKKPLAPITTTLTVADYKNKSLVLVDDVLNSGTTLIYGVKHFLEVPLKRFKTAVLVNRNHKKYPVKADFKGVSLSTSIKEHVHIDFTDKEINVYLI; this comes from the coding sequence ATGACAACAGAAAAAAATATTATTTTAAATACTTTAAAAGTTAATCAGAAAATTAAAAGAATTGCTTATCAAATCTATGAAAGTAATAGTAATGAAAAAGAAGTTATTATTGCTGGTATAGTTGGTAATGGATATCTTTTTGCTGAAAAGCTAGTAGAAATTCTTAAAGAAATTTCCTCTTTAAAAGTAACAATTTGCTTAGTAAAAATTAATAAAAAAAAGCCTTTAGCTCCAATTACTACAACATTAACTGTTGCTGATTATAAAAATAAATCTTTAGTTTTAGTAGATGATGTTTTAAACTCTGGTACAACTTTAATCTATGGTGTAAAACACTTTTTAGAAGTTCCTTTAAAAAGGTTTAAAACGGCAGTATTAGTTAACAGAAATCATAAAAAATACCCTGTAAAAGCAGATTTTAAAGGTGTTTCTTTATCAACTTCTATTAAAGAACATGTTCATATCGATTTTACAGATAAAGAAATAAATGTGTATTTAATTTAA
- a CDS encoding shikimate kinase has protein sequence MKIILLGYMASGKSSIGKMLSKNLSLSFIDLDDYIIDQEKMSISEIFKEKGEIYFRLIENRYLKQILSKKEDFILSLGGGTPCYANNMEEINKNDTMSIYLQGNVPTMVKRLIKKKSKRPLIASLDDDQIPEFVAKHLFERRFFYEQAKKIIKIDDKSKKKVAKELVEFLN, from the coding sequence GTGAAAATTATTTTATTAGGATATATGGCATCTGGAAAATCAAGTATTGGTAAAATGCTTTCTAAAAATTTGTCTTTGAGTTTTATAGACTTAGATGATTATATTATAGACCAAGAAAAAATGTCTATTTCAGAAATTTTTAAAGAAAAGGGAGAAATCTATTTTAGATTGATTGAGAACAGATATTTAAAGCAAATACTGTCAAAAAAGGAAGATTTTATACTTTCTTTGGGTGGAGGAACTCCGTGTTATGCGAATAATATGGAAGAAATTAATAAAAACGATACAATGTCTATCTATTTACAAGGTAATGTACCTACAATGGTAAAAAGGTTGATAAAAAAGAAAAGTAAAAGACCTTTAATAGCTTCTTTAGATGATGATCAAATTCCAGAATTTGTTGCTAAGCATCTTTTTGAAAGACGCTTCTTCTATGAGCAAGCTAAAAAAATTATAAAAATTGATGATAAATCAAAAAAGAAAGTAGCTAAAGAATTAGTAGAATTTTTAAATTAA